In Paracoccus methylovorus, a genomic segment contains:
- the hisD gene encoding histidinol dehydrogenase, with the protein MPIHLSTAQPDFAERFSALLSMKREDAVDVNDAVAAIISDVRSRGDAALVELTGRFDRLALTPDTLIFSKERIAAEIAKVSAEDRAALAMAAGRIRAYHARQMPDDLHWTDPEGATLGWRWTPVSAAGLYVPGGQASYPSSVLMNAIPARVAGVERLVICVPTPDGVVNPLVLLAAELAGVDEVYRVGGAQAIAAMAYGTQTIRPVDKITGPGNAYVAAAKRQVFGRVGIDMIAGPSEVMIIAEGAQNPEWLALDLLAQAEHDADAQSILVTPDAALARAVVAEVERILPTLPRAKVAGASWRDYGTVIVTRDLDEAAALSNRLAPEHLELCVDDPEALAQKTRHAGAIFLGGWTPEAVGDYVSGPNHVLPTARSARFSSGLSVMDFLKRSTIARLSPAALGVIGPAAVRLAESEGLSAHGRSVSVRLAALNGEKP; encoded by the coding sequence ATGCCCATCCATCTTTCCACTGCCCAACCCGATTTTGCCGAGCGTTTCTCTGCGCTTCTTTCCATGAAGCGCGAGGATGCGGTGGATGTAAATGATGCCGTTGCCGCGATTATAAGCGATGTGCGCAGCCGGGGCGACGCGGCACTGGTCGAATTGACCGGGCGTTTCGACCGTCTGGCACTGACGCCCGACACGCTGATCTTTTCCAAGGAACGGATTGCTGCGGAAATAGCGAAGGTCTCGGCCGAGGATCGCGCCGCGCTGGCCATGGCCGCAGGGCGCATTCGTGCCTATCACGCCCGGCAGATGCCTGACGATCTGCATTGGACCGATCCCGAAGGGGCGACCTTGGGCTGGCGTTGGACGCCGGTTTCTGCAGCGGGACTTTATGTTCCGGGCGGGCAGGCAAGCTATCCTTCGTCAGTGCTGATGAACGCCATTCCCGCCCGTGTGGCCGGTGTCGAGCGGCTGGTGATTTGCGTGCCTACGCCCGATGGCGTGGTGAATCCGCTGGTCTTGCTGGCAGCGGAGCTGGCCGGCGTGGACGAGGTTTATCGCGTCGGCGGTGCGCAGGCGATCGCTGCGATGGCTTATGGCACCCAGACCATCCGGCCGGTGGACAAGATCACCGGGCCGGGCAATGCTTATGTCGCAGCCGCCAAGCGGCAGGTTTTCGGCCGCGTGGGCATCGACATGATCGCGGGCCCCTCCGAGGTGATGATCATTGCCGAGGGGGCGCAGAACCCGGAATGGCTGGCGCTGGACCTGTTGGCGCAGGCCGAACACGACGCCGACGCCCAGTCGATCCTCGTCACTCCGGATGCGGCCCTGGCCCGGGCCGTTGTTGCCGAGGTCGAGCGTATTTTGCCGACACTGCCCCGTGCAAAGGTGGCCGGGGCGAGTTGGCGCGACTATGGCACCGTCATCGTGACGCGCGATCTTGATGAAGCGGCGGCGCTTTCGAATCGGCTTGCACCCGAGCATCTGGAGCTTTGCGTCGACGACCCCGAGGCTTTGGCGCAAAAGACCCGGCATGCAGGGGCCATTTTCCTTGGCGGCTGGACGCCCGAGGCGGTGGGAGATTACGTCAGCGGTCCGAACCACGTCTTGCCGACGGCGCGTTCGGCGCGTTTCTCGTCCGGTCTGTCGGTGATGGACTTCCTGAAGCGCAGCACCATTGCCCGGCTTTCGCCCGCGGCGCTGGGGGTGATTGGACCGGCGGCGGTCCGTTTGGCTGAATCCGAGGGGCTTTCGGCGCATGGCCGGTCGGTTTCGGTCCGGCTGGCGGCTTTGAACGGGGAAAAGCCATGA
- a CDS encoding UPF0262 family protein: MSDSTNRLCRIDIDDSALPPPTPELEQERRVAVFDLLEDNSFNLPGREGQEVPAGPYALALAVRERRLVFDIATEAGGKVAEFHLSLGPFRQTVKDYFQICTSYFDAVKRLPPAQIEAIDMARRGIHNEGARTLQERLEGKAEIDIDTARRLFTLICALVPG, translated from the coding sequence ATGAGCGACTCCACGAATCGGCTGTGTCGGATCGACATCGACGACAGTGCTCTGCCCCCTCCTACGCCCGAACTTGAGCAGGAGCGGCGTGTCGCGGTTTTCGATCTGCTTGAAGACAACAGCTTCAACCTACCGGGTCGCGAAGGGCAGGAGGTTCCCGCCGGTCCCTATGCACTGGCCTTGGCGGTGCGTGAACGAAGGCTGGTCTTTGACATTGCGACCGAGGCGGGCGGCAAGGTGGCCGAATTCCACCTGTCGCTTGGCCCGTTCCGACAGACGGTCAAGGATTACTTCCAGATCTGCACCAGCTACTTCGATGCGGTCAAACGCCTGCCGCCTGCGCAGATCGAGGCCATCGACATGGCCCGGCGCGGCATCCACAATGAGGGGGCCCGCACGTTGCAAGAGCGGCTGGAGGGCAAGGCCGAAATCGATATAGATACGGCGCGGCGCTTGTTCACCCTGATCTGTGCACTGGTTCCTGGGTGA
- a CDS encoding arsenate-mycothiol transferase ArsC codes for MAEGMMKKFYGRAAYVQSAGVKNDMEIDGFAIAVCKEIGVELSTHRARSFDEMKAWGDDLTSFDLVIALSPASQRRALEMTRVSHMDVEYWPIMDPSGLAEGREAKLALYRTVRDQIRKRMVGRFGPPLED; via the coding sequence ATGGCAGAGGGGATGATGAAGAAATTCTACGGTCGTGCTGCCTATGTCCAGTCGGCTGGCGTCAAGAACGACATGGAGATCGACGGCTTCGCCATCGCCGTCTGCAAGGAGATCGGAGTCGAGCTTTCGACCCATCGCGCACGTTCATTCGACGAAATGAAAGCGTGGGGTGACGACCTGACCAGCTTTGATCTGGTGATCGCGCTGTCTCCGGCCAGTCAGAGGCGAGCCCTTGAAATGACCAGAGTTTCTCATATGGACGTGGAATATTGGCCGATCATGGACCCCAGCGGCCTCGCTGAGGGGCGAGAGGCCAAGCTGGCGCTTTACCGCACCGTGCGGGACCAGATCCGCAAGCGGATGGTCGGGCGCTTCGGCCCGCCACTGGAAGATTAA
- a CDS encoding PAS domain-containing protein: protein MTEIQRLHHDLEWAMRAMDTHRAVLILDLAGHIVAVNHRYLAMCGYQRAELIGRPVAVLLDPSERGPNRLWRMLAAEDGREARLHDVAQIAKSGRRFCADARICQILDDKGRVCLNVLFLREAAEGAGLPPLEMPQAAGMAQVIRLPARAAGSQLSRRGGWDRTGADVAIGPVMWREH, encoded by the coding sequence ATGACTGAAATCCAGCGGCTTCATCACGATCTCGAGTGGGCCATGCGAGCGATGGATACTCATCGCGCGGTGCTAATTCTTGATCTGGCTGGCCATATTGTCGCAGTGAACCACCGCTATCTTGCCATGTGCGGCTATCAAAGGGCCGAACTGATCGGTCGTCCCGTCGCCGTCCTTCTGGATCCATCTGAAAGGGGACCTAACCGGCTTTGGCGCATGTTGGCGGCGGAGGATGGTCGCGAAGCACGCCTGCACGACGTGGCGCAGATCGCTAAATCGGGACGGCGCTTCTGTGCTGATGCTCGTATCTGCCAGATTCTCGATGACAAGGGACGAGTGTGCCTGAACGTGCTGTTCCTGCGCGAAGCGGCCGAGGGAGCAGGATTGCCGCCCCTTGAGATGCCTCAGGCGGCGGGAATGGCACAGGTGATCCGCCTGCCGGCGCGTGCGGCGGGCTCGCAGCTTTCGCGGCGGGGCGGATGGGATAGGACGGGGGCCGATGTCGCCATCGGCCCGGTGATGTGGCGGGAGCATTGA
- the edd gene encoding phosphogluconate dehydratase → MPLHATIDRVTDRIRERSIHSRSAYLAKIARAAEEGPRRAHLSCGNQAHAYAAMPDKQEFAQTRKPNIGIVTAYNDMLSAHQPYEIYPDLIRRAAHAAGATAQVAGGVPAMCDGVTQGRPGMELSLFSRDVIALASGVALTHDTFDAALYLGVCDKIVPGLIIAAATFGHIPAVFVPAGPMPSGLPNDEKSKVRQQFATGEIGREALMAAEMASYHAPGTCTFYGTANTNQMLMEFMGLHLPGSSFVSPNTPLREALTAAAVQRAAAITRLGNDYMPAGEVLDERAFVNGIVGLMATGGSTNLVLHLPAMARAAGLILDLEDFHDLSETVPLMARVYPNGLADVNHFHAAGGLGFMIGQLLDAGLLHQDVRTIAGGGLDHYAHEPKLKDGRIEWVEGASKTLNDKILRPASNPFAPTGGLKQLSGNLGRGVIKVSAVASERHVIEAPARVFSDQEEVKAAFKRGEFTQDVIVVVRFQGPRANGMPELHSLTPTLAVLQDRGLRVALVTDGRMSGASGKVPAAIHISPEAADGGPLARIHDGDLIRLDAVTGTLTCLAPGFEDRAPVEYDPSHSTEGLGRELFAVFRRNVGPATEGAAVVV, encoded by the coding sequence ATGCCCCTGCACGCCACCATCGACCGGGTCACCGACCGCATCCGCGAACGCTCGATCCACAGCCGCAGCGCCTATCTGGCCAAGATCGCCCGGGCTGCCGAAGAGGGGCCGCGCCGCGCCCATTTGTCGTGCGGCAACCAGGCGCATGCCTATGCCGCCATGCCGGACAAGCAGGAATTCGCCCAGACGCGCAAACCGAATATCGGCATCGTGACCGCGTATAACGACATGCTCTCGGCCCATCAGCCCTATGAAATCTACCCCGACCTGATCCGCCGGGCCGCCCATGCCGCCGGCGCGACCGCGCAGGTCGCGGGCGGGGTGCCAGCCATGTGTGATGGGGTCACGCAGGGCCGGCCCGGCATGGAACTGTCGCTGTTCTCGCGCGATGTCATCGCGCTGGCCTCGGGTGTGGCGTTGACGCATGACACCTTCGATGCGGCGCTGTATCTGGGCGTGTGCGACAAGATCGTGCCCGGTCTGATCATCGCCGCCGCCACCTTTGGCCATATTCCTGCGGTATTCGTCCCCGCCGGCCCCATGCCATCCGGCCTGCCCAATGACGAGAAATCCAAGGTCCGCCAGCAATTCGCCACCGGGGAAATCGGACGCGAAGCCTTGATGGCTGCCGAGATGGCCAGCTATCACGCACCCGGCACCTGCACTTTTTACGGCACGGCGAACACCAACCAGATGCTGATGGAGTTCATGGGCCTGCATTTGCCAGGCTCCAGCTTCGTCAGCCCGAACACCCCCTTGCGTGAGGCACTGACCGCCGCCGCCGTCCAGCGCGCGGCTGCGATTACCCGGCTGGGCAATGATTATATGCCCGCCGGCGAGGTGCTGGACGAGCGCGCATTTGTCAACGGCATCGTCGGTCTTATGGCGACCGGCGGCTCGACCAACCTGGTCCTGCATTTGCCAGCCATGGCACGCGCGGCCGGGCTGATCCTCGATCTGGAAGATTTTCACGACCTGTCCGAAACCGTACCGCTGATGGCGCGGGTCTATCCCAACGGGCTGGCGGACGTGAACCATTTTCACGCGGCCGGCGGTCTGGGCTTCATGATCGGTCAGTTGCTTGATGCCGGTCTGCTGCATCAGGATGTACGCACCATCGCCGGCGGCGGGCTTGACCATTATGCCCACGAGCCGAAGCTGAAGGACGGGCGCATCGAGTGGGTCGAGGGTGCCAGCAAGACGCTGAACGACAAGATCCTGCGCCCCGCATCCAATCCCTTTGCGCCGACGGGGGGGCTGAAACAGCTTTCCGGCAATCTGGGGCGCGGGGTTATCAAAGTCTCGGCCGTGGCATCCGAGCGTCATGTCATCGAGGCCCCCGCCCGGGTGTTTTCCGACCAGGAAGAGGTCAAGGCTGCCTTCAAGCGCGGAGAATTCACACAGGATGTGATCGTCGTCGTCCGCTTCCAGGGCCCACGCGCCAATGGCATGCCCGAATTGCATTCTCTGACCCCCACGCTGGCCGTATTGCAGGATCGCGGCCTGCGGGTGGCGCTGGTCACCGATGGCCGCATGTCCGGCGCGTCAGGCAAGGTGCCCGCCGCAATCCATATCTCGCCCGAGGCAGCCGATGGCGGACCGCTGGCGCGTATCCACGACGGCGACCTGATCCGGCTGGATGCCGTGACAGGAACGCTGACCTGCCTCGCCCCGGGTTTCGAGGATCGTGCCCCGGTCGAATACGATCCTTCGCACTCGACCGAAGGACTGGGTCGAGAGCTTTTTGCTGTCTTTCGCCGCAACGTGGGACCTGCCACCGAAGGGGCGGCAGTCGTCGTCTGA
- a CDS encoding RSP_2647 family RNA methyltransferase — protein MTADLPAIRLRPKSKPQAIRHGFPWVFADELVIDRRTRAITPGSFAVLEDAERRPLGLVTVNPDSRIIARMMDPDPQAQITRDWIAHRLRRALALRERLFDQPFYRLIHAEADGLPGTVIDRFGDAAVIQPNAAWAQRMVEEIAAALREITGVTTVILNGQGRARALEGLDERTEILSGAVAGPVEVSMNGAIYLADLTQGQKTGLFYDQRPNHAFTQRLAKGQRVLDVFSHVGGFGLAGLAAGATHATCVDGSAAALELARGGARAMGAEARLTTRQGDAFQQMEALAAEGAQFDVVICDPPAFAPSKQALEAGLRAYERVAKLAAPLVAPGGYLGLCSCSHAADLTAFRSASARGIGRGGRRMQLLHTGQAGPDHPTLPQLAETGYLKALFFRLDG, from the coding sequence ATGACCGCCGATCTGCCTGCTATCCGACTGCGCCCAAAATCCAAGCCCCAGGCGATCCGCCACGGCTTTCCCTGGGTCTTTGCCGACGAGTTGGTCATCGACCGACGCACGCGGGCGATTACGCCCGGCAGTTTCGCGGTTCTCGAGGATGCCGAGCGCCGCCCACTGGGGCTGGTTACGGTGAATCCCGATTCGCGGATCATCGCCCGGATGATGGACCCCGATCCGCAGGCGCAGATCACCCGCGACTGGATCGCCCACCGGTTGCGGCGCGCGCTGGCACTGCGAGAGCGGTTGTTCGACCAACCCTTTTATCGGCTGATCCATGCCGAGGCCGACGGCCTTCCCGGCACCGTGATCGACCGGTTTGGCGATGCTGCCGTAATCCAGCCCAATGCCGCTTGGGCCCAGCGGATGGTCGAAGAGATCGCCGCGGCGCTGCGCGAGATAACCGGCGTCACCACCGTGATCCTGAACGGGCAGGGCCGGGCGCGCGCATTGGAGGGGCTGGATGAGCGGACCGAGATCCTGTCGGGTGCCGTCGCCGGCCCCGTCGAGGTCTCGATGAACGGGGCGATCTATCTGGCCGATCTGACGCAAGGTCAGAAAACCGGCTTGTTCTATGACCAGCGCCCGAACCATGCATTCACCCAACGCCTTGCGAAAGGTCAGCGCGTGCTGGACGTGTTTTCGCATGTCGGCGGCTTTGGCCTTGCGGGGCTTGCGGCTGGGGCGACGCATGCGACCTGCGTGGATGGCTCGGCCGCGGCGCTGGAACTGGCACGGGGCGGCGCGCGCGCCATGGGGGCCGAGGCGCGGCTGACCACCCGTCAGGGAGATGCCTTTCAGCAGATGGAGGCACTGGCCGCCGAGGGCGCGCAATTCGACGTAGTGATCTGCGACCCGCCGGCCTTTGCGCCCTCGAAACAAGCGCTGGAGGCCGGCTTGCGCGCCTATGAGCGGGTGGCGAAACTGGCCGCGCCGCTGGTCGCGCCGGGAGGGTATCTGGGCCTGTGTTCATGCAGCCATGCCGCCGATCTGACCGCTTTTCGCAGCGCCAGCGCGCGTGGCATCGGCCGGGGTGGGCGGCGAATGCAATTGCTGCACACCGGGCAGGCTGGACCTGACCATCCCACGCTGCCGCAATTGGCCGAGACCGGCTATCTCAAGGCGCTGTTTTTCCGGCTGGATGGATGA
- a CDS encoding RSP_2648 family PIN domain-containing protein, giving the protein MRAVLDACVLFPTVLREILIGTASAGLFQPLWSRRILDEWRHAASRQNAEAGVEIALLESRFPAALVQPGGEVAGIDLPDPADRHVVETALAADAGIIVTANLRDFPRGSLALIGLRAIHPDEFLRDLYLQAPEAVLAAIAATEARANAMGGGISRKELMRRARLPRLAKAIARLDGPETAPYRPNGASNIPLREQD; this is encoded by the coding sequence ATGAGGGCGGTTCTGGACGCCTGTGTGCTGTTTCCGACCGTGCTGCGGGAAATCCTGATCGGCACGGCGTCGGCAGGGCTGTTCCAACCGCTCTGGTCGCGCCGCATCCTGGACGAATGGCGTCATGCCGCCAGCCGCCAGAACGCCGAGGCCGGCGTCGAAATCGCGTTGCTGGAATCGCGCTTTCCGGCGGCTTTGGTCCAGCCGGGCGGTGAGGTGGCGGGTATCGACCTGCCCGATCCGGCTGACCGGCATGTGGTTGAAACCGCTTTGGCTGCAGATGCCGGTATCATCGTCACGGCGAATCTGCGTGATTTTCCACGCGGTTCGCTGGCCTTGATCGGGCTGCGGGCGATCCATCCGGACGAGTTTCTGCGCGATCTCTATTTGCAGGCACCCGAAGCGGTACTGGCCGCAATTGCGGCGACCGAGGCTCGGGCCAACGCTATGGGCGGTGGCATAAGCCGTAAGGAACTTATGCGCCGTGCCCGCCTGCCACGTCTGGCCAAGGCGATTGCCCGGTTGGACGGGCCCGAAACCGCACCATATCGGCCAAATGGCGCCTCGAATATCCCCCTGCGGGAACAGGATTGA
- the zwf gene encoding glucose-6-phosphate dehydrogenase produces MVSRIIPVEDFDLVIFGATGDLARRKIVPGLYRRFVAGQVPITARIIGAARTRQDDNAFRAEMRAAIEEFVGPNQDSAQLSAFLNMLGYVAIDARGTDGWAELKARTRPGVAHAFYFSVAPALFGDIAERLAGNGIADADSRIVVEKPFGRDLATARELNATLARHFEENQIYRIDHYLGKETVQNLMAVRFANILFEPLWNAQYVEHVQITVAETVGVGGRGEYYDHSGAIRDMVQNHMMQLLCLTAMEPPYHFDPDAVRDEKLKVIRALEPLAPEDIVRGQYLAGADGPGYLEDAENPRSRTESFVALKVRIANWRWTGTPFYLRTGKRLRARTSEIVVTFKEPPHSIFDDGGTHKANQLVIKLQPNEGMHLTVMIKEPGPGGMRLVQVPLDMSFADALGAEGTDMPDAYERLIMDVIRGNQTLFMRGDEVEAAWAWTDPIIADWEAGLKRPEPYDPGSSGPEEALRLLHRDNRRWREIRP; encoded by the coding sequence ATGGTTTCACGCATCATTCCGGTTGAGGATTTCGACCTGGTGATCTTTGGTGCAACCGGCGACCTGGCGCGACGCAAGATCGTGCCGGGGCTTTATCGCCGCTTTGTGGCTGGTCAGGTTCCCATCACCGCGCGGATCATCGGCGCGGCCCGCACCCGCCAGGATGACAATGCCTTCCGGGCCGAGATGCGTGCCGCCATCGAAGAATTCGTCGGCCCCAACCAGGATTCGGCGCAGCTTTCGGCTTTTTTGAATATGCTGGGTTACGTCGCCATCGACGCACGCGGCACGGACGGCTGGGCCGAGCTCAAGGCCCGGACGCGACCGGGCGTGGCCCATGCCTTTTACTTCTCGGTCGCGCCGGCGCTGTTTGGCGACATTGCCGAGCGGCTGGCCGGCAATGGCATCGCCGATGCGGATAGCCGCATCGTGGTCGAAAAACCCTTCGGCCGCGATCTCGCCACCGCGCGCGAGTTGAACGCAACGCTTGCCCGGCATTTCGAGGAAAACCAGATCTATCGCATCGACCATTATCTGGGCAAGGAAACCGTCCAGAACCTGATGGCGGTGCGTTTCGCCAATATCCTGTTCGAGCCGCTGTGGAACGCGCAATATGTAGAGCATGTGCAGATCACCGTGGCCGAGACGGTGGGCGTCGGCGGACGCGGCGAATATTACGATCACTCCGGCGCCATACGCGACATGGTGCAGAACCATATGATGCAGCTTTTGTGCCTGACGGCCATGGAGCCGCCCTATCACTTCGACCCGGATGCGGTGCGCGACGAAAAGCTCAAGGTGATCCGGGCGCTGGAACCGCTTGCACCCGAGGACATCGTGCGTGGCCAGTATCTGGCCGGCGCGGATGGGCCCGGCTATCTGGAGGATGCCGAAAACCCGCGTTCGCGCACCGAAAGCTTTGTCGCGTTGAAAGTGCGGATCGCCAACTGGCGCTGGACCGGGACGCCATTCTATCTGCGCACCGGCAAGCGGCTGCGTGCGCGCACCAGTGAAATCGTCGTCACCTTCAAAGAGCCGCCGCATTCGATCTTTGACGACGGCGGCACCCACAAGGCCAACCAACTGGTCATCAAGCTGCAGCCCAATGAGGGCATGCACCTGACCGTGATGATCAAGGAACCCGGGCCGGGCGGCATGCGGCTGGTGCAGGTCCCCCTGGACATGAGCTTTGCCGATGCGCTGGGGGCCGAGGGCACCGACATGCCCGACGCTTATGAACGGCTGATCATGGATGTGATCCGCGGCAACCAGACGCTGTTCATGCGCGGTGATGAAGTCGAGGCCGCCTGGGCCTGGACCGACCCGATCATCGCCGATTGGGAAGCCGGCTTGAAACGGCCCGAGCCTTACGACCCTGGCTCCAGCGGCCCCGAAGAGGCGCTTCGCCTGCTGCACCGCGACAATCGCCGCTGGAGGGAGATCCGGCCATGA
- the pgl gene encoding 6-phosphogluconolactonase, which produces MTLEFIEYPDREMLFLSLANRLAGQLAQHLRVNDSASLCVPGGTTPAPLYDYLSGSEIDWPRITVLLNDERWVDGEHRRSNGRLLRRHLLKDKAAAARYIDLYTGDARAEDAVPALSEAIIPHLPLTVLLLGMGTDMHTASLFPAASETVLALASDASPVMAINSVRDEPRITLTASALGGAINTHLLITGADKRNAFERAQGLDPTEAPIRAFLGDITVHWAE; this is translated from the coding sequence ATGACCCTTGAATTCATCGAATATCCCGATCGCGAGATGCTGTTTCTGTCGCTGGCCAACCGGCTGGCGGGTCAATTGGCCCAGCACCTGCGGGTAAACGACAGCGCCAGCCTGTGCGTGCCGGGCGGCACCACGCCGGCGCCGCTCTATGATTATCTCTCGGGCAGCGAAATCGACTGGCCCCGCATCACCGTTCTGCTCAACGATGAACGCTGGGTGGATGGCGAACATCGTCGCTCGAACGGCCGGCTCTTGCGCCGCCACCTGCTCAAGGACAAGGCTGCTGCCGCACGCTATATCGACCTTTATACCGGCGATGCGCGCGCCGAGGACGCGGTGCCGGCGCTGTCCGAAGCGATTATCCCGCACCTGCCGCTGACCGTGCTGTTGTTGGGTATGGGCACGGATATGCATACGGCAAGCCTGTTCCCCGCTGCCTCTGAAACCGTGCTGGCACTGGCCTCCGACGCTTCGCCGGTCATGGCGATCAACAGCGTCAGGGATGAGCCAAGGATCACCCTGACAGCCTCGGCGCTTGGGGGCGCGATCAATACCCACCTGCTGATCACCGGCGCCGACAAGCGCAATGCGTTCGAACGGGCGCAGGGCCTCGACCCGACCGAGGCGCCGATCCGCGCCTTCCTTGGCGACATCACCGTGCATTGGGCAGAGTGA
- the pgi gene encoding glucose-6-phosphate isomerase → MTIWSRLKDHHESQGALRIEALFDADPARAMDFCTSAHGLVLDWSKTSIDARARDLLMELAGPVPQRREAMFTGQRINETEDRAVLHTALRNQGGSITLDGRDVMPEVRRTYERMRAFAAAVRAGDFTGQGGRITDVINIGIGGSDLGPAMATLALAPWHDGPRVHFVSNVDGADIADTLKGLDPATTLVIVASKTFTTIETMTNAKTALDWMAATVADPATQFIALSSATDRTGEWGIDETRVFGFEDWVGGRYSVWGPIGLSLMIAIGPDEFDRFLAGGAAMDDHFRNAPLAENLPVILALVGIWHHQICGYATRAVLPYDNRLARLPAYLQQLEMESNGKRVAMDGSDLTLPSGPVVWGEPGTNGQHAFYQLIHQGTAVVPCEFIIAARGHEPDLAHHHLLLIANCLAQSEALMRGRSLDEARALMQAKGLTGAELDRQARHRVFPGNRPSTTLLIPELSPYTLGQIVALYEQRVFTEGVILGINSFDQWGVELGKELALKLAPLLRGEPAPGHDPSTEHLARLIRQARA, encoded by the coding sequence ATGACCATCTGGAGTCGACTGAAGGATCATCACGAATCGCAAGGCGCGCTGCGGATCGAGGCGCTTTTTGACGCCGATCCGGCCCGCGCCATGGATTTTTGCACCAGTGCCCACGGGCTGGTGCTGGACTGGTCCAAGACCTCCATCGACGCGCGCGCCCGCGATCTGCTTATGGAGTTGGCTGGACCAGTGCCGCAGCGGCGTGAAGCCATGTTCACCGGCCAACGCATCAATGAGACCGAGGATCGCGCCGTGCTGCACACCGCGCTGCGCAATCAGGGCGGCAGCATCACGCTGGACGGTCGCGATGTCATGCCCGAGGTGCGCCGCACGTATGAACGGATGCGCGCTTTCGCCGCTGCCGTGCGCGCGGGCGATTTCACGGGGCAGGGCGGTCGCATCACCGACGTGATCAATATCGGCATCGGCGGCTCTGATCTTGGGCCCGCCATGGCCACGCTGGCGCTTGCGCCATGGCATGACGGGCCGCGCGTGCATTTCGTTTCGAACGTGGACGGGGCCGATATCGCGGACACGCTGAAGGGGCTCGACCCGGCGACGACACTGGTGATCGTCGCCTCCAAGACCTTCACCACCATCGAAACCATGACCAACGCCAAAACGGCCCTTGACTGGATGGCGGCGACGGTCGCCGATCCTGCGACGCAGTTCATCGCGCTTTCCTCGGCTACGGACCGGACCGGCGAATGGGGTATCGACGAAACCCGCGTCTTCGGCTTTGAGGACTGGGTCGGCGGGCGTTACTCCGTGTGGGGTCCCATCGGCCTGTCGCTGATGATCGCCATCGGACCGGATGAGTTCGACCGCTTCCTGGCGGGCGGCGCTGCCATGGACGACCATTTCCGCAACGCGCCTCTGGCGGAAAACCTGCCGGTAATCCTTGCGCTGGTCGGCATCTGGCACCATCAGATCTGCGGCTACGCCACCCGCGCGGTGCTGCCCTATGACAACCGGCTTGCGCGACTGCCCGCCTATCTCCAGCAGCTGGAAATGGAATCGAACGGCAAGCGCGTGGCGATGGACGGCAGCGACCTGACCCTGCCCTCGGGGCCGGTGGTCTGGGGCGAGCCGGGAACAAACGGTCAGCATGCCTTCTACCAACTCATCCATCAGGGCACGGCCGTGGTACCTTGCGAATTCATTATCGCGGCGCGCGGGCATGAACCCGATCTGGCGCATCACCACCTGCTGTTGATCGCCAATTGCCTCGCGCAGTCCGAGGCGCTTATGCGCGGCCGCTCACTTGATGAGGCGCGGGCGCTGATGCAGGCCAAGGGCCTGACTGGTGCGGAACTGGACCGCCAGGCCCGACACCGCGTCTTTCCGGGCAACCGTCCCTCGACCACGCTGCTGATCCCGGAACTCTCGCCCTATACGCTTGGTCAGATCGTCGCGCTTTACGAGCAGCGCGTCTTTACCGAGGGCGTGATCCTGGGCATCAACAGCTTCGACCAATGGGGGGTCGAACTCGGCAAGGAACTGGCGTTGAAACTCGCGCCGCTGCTTCGGGGAGAACCTGCGCCGGGCCACGATCCCTCGACCGAGCATCTGGCGCGGCTGATCCGGCAGGCGCGCGCCTGA